Within the Streptomyces sp. NBC_00554 genome, the region CCCCGGCAGGCAGCAGGGGGAGCAGACCGAGGCCCAGAAGGACCGCGACACCCGCGACCACACGCTCCGTAGTGGTCTTCAGCATCGGCGCGAGCAGCGCGAGGAAGACGGCGGGCCCTGCTGCGTCCAGTCCCCACGCGTCGGTGTCACCGATGGCCTCGGCCCCGACAGCGCCGAGCAGCGTGGTGAGGTTCCACAGCACGTAGAGGGTGAGCCCGGTGACCGTGAACCCGATGCGGACGCTGCGACGGGTGGGCTGGGCGAGGGCGACGGCTGTGGTCTCGTCGATGACCCACTGCGCGGCGAACGGGCGCACCGCGCGCGGGAGGGCCAGCAGCTGCGACAGCCTCAGTCCGTAGAACGCGTTGCGCACTCCGAGGAAGAAGGCACCCGCGGCAGCCGTGAGCGGGTTGCCCCCGGCCGCGAGGGCCCCCACCAGCGCGAACTGTGAGGCGCCGGTGAACACCAGCAGGCTGAGCGCGCAGGTCTGCAGCAGCGTGAGGCCGCTGCCCGCCGAGGTCACCCCGAAGGCGAAACCGGACAGGCCGACGGCGATCCCGACTCCCAGGGCGTCCCGGACGACGGCTGCGTCGGGTTTTCCGCCGTCTTCTTTGCGTATGTCTGCGAGAGCTGTCTGTTCTGCCACGCCTTGGACGGTAGGAGCAGTCGCCCTTCGCCGTCTTGTACGTTCTTGCGCTCACGCTGGTAGGCGCCCGGGGGGACGCCCACGATCCGGGTGAAGTGACGGTTGAGGTGCGGCTGGTCGGTGAAGCCGACGGCGACGGCCGCCTCGGCGGGCGCGGAACCGGTGTCCAGGAGGTGGCGGGCCCGGCGTACGCGGGCGTCGGTCAGCCAGGTGTGGGGCGGCATCCCGTAGGCATCGCGGAACGCTCGCAGCAGCGCGAACGGGCTGGTGCCGAGTTCGGTGGCGAGCAGCTCCAGAGTCGGGGGCTCGGCCATCCGCTCGTCCAGCACGGCACGCGCGCGTGCCGCGATATGAGCACCGGCGGTGCGCACGGCCCGCTGCGGCAGCGGGCCTCCGTTCAGCCGCAGCAGCCGGGTCACGGCCACCCGCAGCAAGGTGTCGGCGGCGAGCGCGTTGCCCTCCTCCGCGGCCCTGAGCACCTGGTGGACGAGACCTGCGGCGTACGGGTCGTCGAGCACGGGGCTGATGAATCCGGGAGTGCCGCGGATCGTGGTGGTCTCGGCGGCGATCTCGGCCACCAGTTCCGGGGACGGGTACACCGCCCCGTACCGCCAGCCCTCGGGGACGCCGGCGCGGCCGGTGTGCGGAGTGTCGGGGTTGACCAGCGCCAGTGCGCCCGGGCCCGCGTACTGGTCGGCGCTGCCGTGGTGGAAGACCTCGACGCCTTCGGCGATGGCGGCGATGACGAAGTTCTCGTGGGTATGCCGCACAAAGATCTTCTCGACGTATCGGGCCCGCAGCAGATCGACACCGGGCAGTTCCGCGTACTGCCAGTGCCGCGCCCGCTCCGCTGAAGCCGCCATGCCCCCATTCTGCGTCAGCGGGCCGCACGGAGCCGTCAGGGCCGTCGGTGACCCACGTACCAGACCGCCGCGAGCACTCCGCGAACACATTTCAGCAGGTCAGGGCGCTTGTCAGTGGCTGGGTGCAGGATGGACGCATGGTCAGCTCCACGCATCGAGCCCTCGACGGCTTCTCCCCCGCGACCCGCGGCTGGTTCACGGGGGCCTTCTCCGCGCCCACCGCGGCCCAGGCCGGCGCGTGGGCGGCCATCGGTGCGGGCTCGGACGTCCTTGTCGTCGCCCCGACCGGCTCCGGCAAGACCCTGGCCGCGTTCCTCGCCGCGCTCGACCAGCTGGCCTCGGCCCCGCCGCCGGCCGACCCCAAGAAGCGCTGCCGGGTGCTGTACGTGTCACCGCTCAAGGCCCTCGCGGTGGACGTGGAGCGCAACCTGCGCAGCCCGCTGACCGGTATCCGGCAGGAGTCGGTCCGGCTCGGGCTGCCCGAGCCCGAGGTGAAGGTGGGCATCCGCTCCGGCGACACCCCGCCCGCCGAGCGCCGCGCCCTGGCCACCCGCCCCCCGGACATCCTGATCACCACCCCCGAGTCGCTGTTCCTGATGCTCACCTCGGCCACTCGCGACGCGCTCACGGGCATCGAGACGGTGATCCTGGACGAGGTGCACGCCGTCGCGGGCACCAAGCGCGGCGCTCACCTCGCGCTCACCCTGGAGCGCCTCGACGAGCTGCTGCCCAAGCCGGCCCGCCGCATCGGCCTCTCCGCCACCGTGCGTCCGGTGGACGAGGTCGCGCGCTATCTCTCGCCCCAGCGCAAGGTGGAGATCGTCCAGCCGCCCTCCGGCAAGGAATTCGACCTCTCCGTGGTCGTCCCGGTCGAGGACCTGGGCGAACTGGGCGGCTCCCCGGTCGCCGACGGCAAGGAGGGAGCCGAAAAGCCCTCCATCTGGCCACACGTCGAGGAACGGATCGCCGACCTCGTCCAGGCCCACCGCTCGACGATCGTGTTCGCCAACTCCCGCCGCCTGGCGGAGCGACTCTGCAACCGGCTGAACGAGATCGCGTACGAGAGGGCGACCGGCCAACCCCTTGAAGAAGCCCATGCCCCGGCCGAGTTGATGGGCGGCTCGGGCGCCGCCCAGGGAGCCCCGCCGGTGATCGCCCGCGCCCACCACGGCTCGGTCTCCAAGGAGCAGCGTACCCTCGTCGAGGAGGACCTCAAGGCAGGCCGTCTGCCCGCCGTGGTC harbors:
- a CDS encoding AzlC family ABC transporter permease, whose protein sequence is MRKEDGGKPDAAVVRDALGVGIAVGLSGFAFGVTSAGSGLTLLQTCALSLLVFTGASQFALVGALAAGGNPLTAAAGAFFLGVRNAFYGLRLSQLLALPRAVRPFAAQWVIDETTAVALAQPTRRSVRIGFTVTGLTLYVLWNLTTLLGAVGAEAIGDTDAWGLDAAGPAVFLALLAPMLKTTTERVVAGVAVLLGLGLLPLLPAGVPVLVAALAAPAALYVEGRRSARTADEAPGEDR
- a CDS encoding AraC family transcriptional regulator — protein: MAASAERARHWQYAELPGVDLLRARYVEKIFVRHTHENFVIAAIAEGVEVFHHGSADQYAGPGALALVNPDTPHTGRAGVPEGWRYGAVYPSPELVAEIAAETTTIRGTPGFISPVLDDPYAAGLVHQVLRAAEEGNALAADTLLRVAVTRLLRLNGGPLPQRAVRTAGAHIAARARAVLDERMAEPPTLELLATELGTSPFALLRAFRDAYGMPPHTWLTDARVRRARHLLDTGSAPAEAAVAVGFTDQPHLNRHFTRIVGVPPGAYQRERKNVQDGEGRLLLPSKAWQNRQLSQTYAKKTAENPTQPSSGTPWESGSPSACPVSPSG